In the genome of Bradyrhizobium arachidis, one region contains:
- a CDS encoding methionine ABC transporter permease: MSPELLNLILQATFESLYMVGIAALLGTVFGLPLGVFLATSRKGELFAAPLVNRVLGIIVNATRSTPFIILVVAIIPFTRLVAGTSIGSTAAIVPLTIASAPFIARLVEGAIREVDGGLIETAASFGASPLQIVFKVLIPEALPGLLLALTLAVVSLLGYSAMVGAVGGGGLGDLGIRYGYQRFMPEMMLAVVVVLIALVQLVQSAGDYLARRVNRRLRHR; the protein is encoded by the coding sequence ATGTCGCCTGAACTCCTCAACCTGATCCTCCAGGCCACCTTCGAAAGCCTGTACATGGTCGGCATCGCGGCGCTGCTCGGCACCGTCTTCGGCCTGCCACTTGGCGTGTTTCTCGCGACCAGCCGGAAAGGCGAGCTGTTCGCCGCCCCGCTCGTCAACCGCGTGCTGGGCATCATCGTCAATGCGACGCGCTCGACGCCCTTCATCATCCTGGTCGTCGCCATCATCCCGTTCACACGCCTCGTTGCCGGCACCTCGATCGGCTCAACCGCGGCGATCGTGCCGCTGACGATCGCATCCGCGCCGTTCATCGCGCGCCTCGTGGAAGGCGCGATCCGCGAGGTCGACGGCGGCCTGATCGAGACCGCAGCCTCGTTCGGCGCATCGCCGCTGCAGATCGTGTTCAAGGTGCTGATCCCCGAAGCGCTGCCGGGCCTGCTGCTGGCGCTGACCCTGGCTGTGGTCAGCCTGCTCGGCTACTCCGCCATGGTCGGCGCGGTCGGCGGCGGCGGACTTGGCGATCTCGGCATCCGCTACGGCTACCAGCGCTTCATGCCGGAGATGATGCTCGCCGTCGTCGTTGTGCTGATCGCGTTGGTGCAGCTCGTGCAGAGCGCGGGCGATTATCTCGCGCGCCGGGTCAACCGCCGGCTGCGGCATCGCTGA
- a CDS encoding cupin domain-containing protein, translating into MAEPGFGRFMKDHREFFNALAADGWRAVPGYVGVEENILSGRFDHPNKTGAVTRLSRWAAGASVEHPVSHDWCEEVFLVSGTLSIGTVSEETQLLEAGTYAVRPAHVEHGPFFTRDGCLMIEFLYYPPAV; encoded by the coding sequence ATGGCGGAGCCCGGCTTCGGTCGGTTCATGAAGGACCACCGGGAGTTTTTCAACGCGCTGGCCGCGGATGGCTGGCGCGCCGTCCCCGGCTATGTCGGTGTCGAGGAGAATATCCTGTCCGGCCGCTTCGATCATCCGAACAAGACGGGCGCGGTGACGCGGCTGTCGCGCTGGGCGGCGGGCGCGTCCGTGGAGCATCCGGTCTCGCACGATTGGTGTGAGGAGGTGTTTCTGGTTTCGGGCACGCTGTCGATCGGCACTGTGTCGGAGGAGACGCAGCTGCTGGAGGCCGGCACCTATGCCGTGCGGCCGGCCCATGTCGAGCATGGGCCGTTCTTCACCCGCGATGGCTGCCTGATGATCGAGTTTCTCTACTATCCGCCCGCGGTCTAG
- a CDS encoding branched-chain amino acid ABC transporter ATP-binding protein/permease, whose product MTAAMRALLWCAGAALAAAIVAYPLYANGYHLALGISVLYFTILATAWAMFSGPTRYISLATVAFFGLGAYTAAALGETMPWPVVLLAAAGVGALTAAITGLSTLRLSGIYFVIFSFGLAELIRQLVIWYEVNIHRSVGRYLFSAVTQDILYWQLLALAALVFLTGSLLGRSRYGLALRAIGADETAASHSGIDATRVKLGVFILSATFMAVTGAVMAPRWTYIDPAIAFNPTISFQVVIMALLGGAGSLFGPVLGVIPLVLLFEVLTATLPNHFSIVLGIIFILIVMVLPNGVIGLIGTARRHIPAGSAATIRKVDTPLLAAEGVSKSFSGLRAVNGVSFAVTPGEILGIIGPNGSGKTTLLNTLSGALAPSSGTIRLGDTVLNGLRPYQIARLGLARTFQLVRVMPDLTVAENVAAARLFRGAPASMRGSAESAGDLLDLVGLGAMHEAPAGDLTYIDQKRLELARALALEPRLVLLDEWLAGLNPSELETGIALIATLRDRGLTIIMVEHVMDAIRALCGHCIVMNAGSVIARGAPDEVLADPKVIAAYLGGDDA is encoded by the coding sequence ATGACCGCGGCCATGCGCGCATTATTGTGGTGTGCCGGCGCTGCGCTGGCTGCGGCGATCGTCGCCTATCCGCTGTATGCCAACGGCTACCATCTCGCGCTCGGCATCAGCGTTCTCTATTTCACGATCCTGGCGACCGCCTGGGCGATGTTCTCGGGGCCGACGCGCTACATTTCGCTGGCAACGGTCGCCTTCTTCGGCCTCGGCGCCTACACCGCCGCGGCTCTTGGCGAGACCATGCCCTGGCCGGTCGTGCTGCTGGCCGCGGCCGGCGTCGGCGCACTCACCGCCGCTATCACCGGGCTTTCGACGCTGCGGCTGTCCGGCATCTATTTCGTGATCTTCTCGTTCGGGCTCGCCGAGCTGATCCGGCAGCTCGTGATCTGGTACGAAGTCAACATCCACAGATCGGTCGGCCGCTATCTCTTCAGCGCGGTGACGCAGGACATTCTCTACTGGCAGCTCCTTGCCCTTGCCGCGCTGGTCTTCCTGACTGGCTCGCTGCTCGGGCGCTCGCGCTACGGGCTCGCGCTGCGTGCCATCGGCGCCGATGAGACCGCGGCCAGCCATTCCGGCATCGATGCGACGCGGGTCAAGCTCGGCGTGTTCATTCTGAGCGCGACCTTCATGGCGGTGACGGGCGCGGTGATGGCGCCGCGCTGGACCTATATCGATCCGGCGATCGCCTTCAATCCGACGATCTCGTTCCAGGTCGTGATCATGGCCTTGCTGGGCGGCGCCGGCTCCTTGTTCGGTCCCGTGCTGGGGGTCATTCCACTTGTGCTGCTGTTCGAGGTCCTGACTGCGACGCTGCCCAACCATTTCAGCATCGTGCTCGGCATCATCTTCATCCTCATCGTCATGGTGCTGCCGAATGGCGTGATCGGGCTGATCGGGACGGCGCGACGTCACATTCCCGCAGGGAGCGCCGCCACGATCCGCAAGGTGGACACGCCGCTCCTCGCCGCCGAAGGCGTCAGCAAGTCGTTCAGCGGGCTCCGCGCGGTCAATGGCGTGAGTTTTGCGGTCACGCCGGGCGAGATCCTCGGCATCATCGGCCCCAACGGCTCCGGCAAGACAACATTGCTGAACACGCTGTCCGGCGCCCTGGCGCCGTCGTCGGGCACGATCCGGCTCGGCGATACCGTCCTCAACGGCCTCCGTCCCTACCAGATCGCGCGCCTTGGCCTGGCGCGGACCTTCCAGCTGGTGCGAGTGATGCCGGATTTGACAGTCGCCGAGAATGTCGCGGCGGCGCGGCTGTTCCGGGGTGCGCCTGCCTCGATGCGTGGTTCTGCCGAGTCTGCCGGCGATTTACTCGATCTCGTTGGCCTCGGCGCCATGCACGAGGCGCCGGCGGGCGATCTGACCTATATCGACCAGAAGCGGCTCGAGCTGGCGCGCGCGCTGGCGCTTGAGCCGCGCCTCGTGCTGCTCGACGAATGGCTGGCGGGGCTCAATCCGAGCGAGCTAGAGACCGGCATTGCGTTGATCGCGACCCTGCGCGACCGCGGCCTCACCATCATCATGGTCGAGCATGTCATGGACGCAATCCGCGCACTGTGCGGCCATTGCATCGTGATGAACGCCGGCAGCGTGATCGCCCGCGGTGCGCCGGACGAGGTATTGGCCGATCCGAAGGTCATCGCCGCCTATCTCGGAGGCGACGATGCTTGA
- a CDS encoding nitrile hydratase accessory protein — MSSTAAAAATAAIPSIPRDDDGPVFRAPWEAHAFAMALSLHERGVFTWPEWAAALADEIKRAQAAGDPDTGETYYLHWLATLEGLVARKGVASMETLHRYRYAWDHAADRTPHGKPIELRDEDFAG, encoded by the coding sequence ATGAGCAGCACGGCTGCCGCGGCCGCGACGGCGGCCATCCCGAGCATTCCGCGCGATGACGACGGCCCGGTGTTCCGCGCGCCCTGGGAGGCGCATGCCTTCGCGATGGCCTTGAGCCTGCACGAGCGCGGCGTGTTCACTTGGCCCGAATGGGCGGCGGCGCTGGCCGACGAGATCAAGCGCGCACAGGCCGCCGGCGATCCTGATACGGGCGAGACGTATTATTTGCACTGGCTCGCCACACTGGAAGGCCTCGTCGCGCGGAAAGGCGTCGCCTCGATGGAGACCCTGCACCGCTACCGCTACGCTTGGGACCATGCTGCGGATCGTACGCCGCATGGCAAGCCGATCGAGCTGCGGGACGAGGATTTTGCGGGGTAG
- a CDS encoding branched-chain amino acid ABC transporter permease translates to MLLVDIILPGLVLGGMYALIALGLTLQYGVARIMNLSYGESLVAAAFGAFSLYSGLGLSPLAALLLAVPVAMLLNWLLYRFLLERLMRRGKDRGAQEIDSILVTFGILFVIQGAMLVAFGGQYYSYSYLSIPVVVLGSTLAVNRLVALLFAALVGGAVYLALTRTRIGTAVRAIAVDANAARLVGIDVAALSGLAFAFGGGLVAVGGVLVSMFLTFNAAMGVVFTMKALVVVIMGGVGNVMGALVAGLLLGVVETAVARLVDPGLTLAATYALFLGVLLIKPTGLFGRAAP, encoded by the coding sequence ATGCTGCTTGTCGACATCATCCTGCCGGGCCTCGTGCTCGGCGGCATGTACGCGCTGATCGCGCTTGGGCTGACGCTGCAATATGGCGTGGCGCGGATCATGAACCTGTCCTATGGCGAGTCGCTGGTTGCGGCCGCGTTCGGCGCGTTCTCGCTTTACAGCGGTCTCGGCCTCAGCCCGCTCGCCGCGCTGTTGCTGGCGGTCCCGGTGGCAATGCTGCTGAACTGGCTGCTCTATCGCTTCCTGCTCGAACGGCTGATGCGGCGGGGCAAGGACCGCGGCGCGCAGGAGATCGACAGCATCCTCGTCACCTTCGGCATCCTGTTCGTGATCCAGGGCGCCATGCTGGTCGCTTTCGGCGGCCAGTATTACAGCTACAGCTATCTTTCCATTCCCGTCGTCGTGCTGGGATCGACGCTCGCCGTCAATCGGCTTGTCGCGCTGCTGTTCGCAGCCCTGGTGGGGGGCGCAGTTTATCTGGCCCTGACGCGGACGCGGATCGGCACCGCCGTCCGCGCCATCGCGGTGGATGCCAATGCCGCGCGCCTTGTCGGGATCGATGTGGCCGCGCTATCGGGCCTGGCGTTTGCCTTCGGTGGTGGCCTCGTCGCCGTCGGCGGCGTGCTTGTCAGCATGTTCCTGACCTTCAATGCCGCGATGGGCGTGGTCTTCACCATGAAGGCGCTGGTCGTCGTCATCATGGGCGGCGTCGGCAATGTGATGGGCGCGCTGGTTGCGGGCCTGCTGCTCGGCGTCGTCGAGACCGCCGTAGCGCGGCTGGTCGATCCCGGCCTGACGCTGGCTGCGACCTACGCGCTATTTCTCGGCGTGCTCCTGATCAAGCCCACCGGCCTGTTCGGGAGAGCCGCGCCATGA
- a CDS encoding DASS family sodium-coupled anion symporter has translation MAAGSQAPEAKGFRWRLVTPLAVWLAIYLWPVPPGLNANQWHYFAVFAAVITGLILESMPVGAVGFIGLTVAGVAGYIDPDPGKSLRWMLAGFAESTVWLIVGAFVFSIGYRKSQLGRRIALVLVQKLGRNTLGLGYAVAMSDFLLAPATPSNTARSGGIVYPIISNIPRIYGSEPGPTAGKIGTYVMWTAFAATAITSSLFFTALAPNAAALAIARKTAGVEVSWAQWFMGFAPLGLLLMIVVPLLSYVVCRPEVKRSPEISEWAAKELAEMGPMSRNEWIMLALIVLAMFLWIAGSSPDIHVPGIGSNFVNATTVVFIVISLMLVTGVIEFADIVSEKSAWEVFFYFTSLLTLASGLNEIGFIKWFATEYAKPLAGLSPSTAMLLLVALFFWIHYFFSSITSHAAAVLPVVLAVGSGIPGLPVVTLAMLCMYSLGLMGVISPYATGPAPMYFGSGYIGKGQFWGFGLIFGLLYFAGLLLIVLPWLQV, from the coding sequence ATGGCCGCTGGTTCGCAGGCGCCTGAGGCAAAAGGGTTTCGCTGGAGGCTGGTCACGCCGCTGGCGGTGTGGCTGGCGATCTATCTGTGGCCGGTGCCGCCAGGGCTCAACGCCAATCAGTGGCATTATTTCGCCGTGTTCGCGGCTGTGATCACCGGGCTCATCCTGGAATCGATGCCGGTCGGCGCAGTCGGCTTCATCGGTCTCACGGTGGCAGGCGTTGCAGGCTATATCGATCCCGATCCCGGCAAGTCGCTGCGCTGGATGCTGGCGGGCTTCGCCGAGAGCACGGTGTGGCTGATCGTCGGCGCCTTCGTATTCTCGATCGGCTATCGCAAGAGCCAGCTCGGCCGGCGCATCGCGCTGGTGCTGGTGCAGAAGCTCGGCCGCAACACGCTGGGCCTCGGCTACGCGGTCGCGATGTCGGACTTCCTGCTCGCGCCGGCGACGCCGTCGAATACCGCGCGCAGCGGCGGCATCGTCTATCCCATCATCAGCAACATCCCGCGCATCTATGGCTCCGAGCCCGGGCCGACCGCCGGCAAGATCGGCACCTATGTGATGTGGACCGCGTTCGCGGCAACCGCGATCACCAGCTCGCTGTTCTTCACCGCGCTCGCGCCCAATGCGGCCGCGCTCGCCATCGCCAGGAAAACCGCCGGGGTCGAGGTGAGCTGGGCGCAGTGGTTCATGGGCTTTGCGCCGCTCGGCCTCCTGCTGATGATCGTGGTGCCGCTGCTCAGCTACGTGGTGTGCCGTCCCGAAGTGAAGCGCAGCCCGGAGATTTCCGAATGGGCGGCGAAGGAGCTCGCCGAGATGGGCCCGATGTCGCGCAACGAATGGATCATGCTGGCGCTGATCGTGCTCGCGATGTTCCTGTGGATCGCAGGCTCGAGCCCCGACATCCACGTTCCCGGGATCGGCTCGAACTTCGTCAACGCCACCACCGTCGTGTTCATCGTGATCTCCCTGATGCTGGTGACGGGCGTGATCGAGTTTGCCGACATCGTCAGCGAGAAGAGCGCCTGGGAGGTGTTTTTCTACTTCACCTCGCTCTTGACGCTCGCCTCGGGGCTCAACGAGATCGGCTTCATCAAATGGTTCGCGACCGAATACGCAAAACCGCTCGCCGGGCTGTCGCCGTCGACCGCAATGCTCCTGCTGGTCGCGCTGTTCTTCTGGATCCACTATTTCTTCTCGAGCATCACCTCGCATGCGGCGGCCGTGCTGCCGGTGGTGCTCGCGGTCGGCTCCGGCATTCCCGGCCTGCCGGTCGTGACGCTCGCCATGCTCTGCATGTATTCGCTCGGCCTGATGGGCGTGATCTCGCCTTATGCGACCGGGCCGGCGCCGATGTATTTCGGCAGCGGCTATATCGGGAAGGGCCAGTTCTGGGGCTTTGGCCTGATCTTCGGGCTGCTCTATTTCGCAGGCCTCCTGCTGATCGTGCTGCCGTGGTTGCAGGTCTGA
- a CDS encoding enoyl-CoA hydratase/isomerase family protein: MTNYVKIEKGLGPEGRIAVVRFDRSDGINALSPEALRQLTAAARSFEDDAATSVVVLTGSTGAFSAGFDLKDAEGRARKDMDLGTLRRHLKLGPRLTHAWQEMEQITIAAIEGFCVGGGVALAVALDFRIMGRDAHLRVPEIGLGMNMSWQSIPRMLHLMGPARTKQAVILADERISADEAYEWGLVEQVVDPGHAFDAAMELARKVAAQPPLSVAMTKLTVNRLAHALDDLASHMDVDQFALASLSEDHREGVEAFLTRRKPRFKGR; this comes from the coding sequence GTGACGAATTACGTGAAAATCGAGAAAGGCCTCGGCCCCGAGGGGCGGATCGCGGTCGTGCGATTCGACCGTAGCGACGGCATCAACGCGCTCTCGCCCGAGGCGCTGCGCCAGCTCACCGCGGCCGCACGCAGCTTCGAGGACGATGCTGCGACGTCCGTCGTGGTGCTGACCGGCAGCACGGGCGCCTTCAGTGCGGGCTTCGACCTGAAGGACGCCGAAGGACGCGCACGCAAGGACATGGACCTCGGCACGCTGCGCCGGCACCTCAAGCTCGGGCCGCGCCTGACCCATGCCTGGCAGGAGATGGAGCAGATCACGATCGCGGCGATCGAGGGCTTCTGCGTCGGCGGCGGCGTGGCGCTTGCCGTAGCGCTCGACTTCCGCATCATGGGCCGTGATGCACATCTGCGCGTGCCCGAGATCGGGCTCGGCATGAACATGAGCTGGCAGAGCATCCCGCGCATGCTGCATCTCATGGGCCCGGCCCGTACCAAGCAGGCGGTGATTTTGGCAGATGAGCGCATCAGCGCGGATGAGGCCTATGAATGGGGCCTGGTGGAGCAGGTGGTCGATCCCGGCCATGCGTTCGACGCCGCCATGGAGCTCGCCCGCAAGGTCGCCGCGCAGCCGCCGCTCTCGGTCGCGATGACAAAGCTGACGGTCAACCGGCTCGCGCATGCGCTTGACGACCTCGCCAGCCACATGGACGTCGACCAGTTCGCACTGGCAAGCCTCAGCGAGGACCACAGGGAGGGCGTCGAGGCGTTCCTGACGCGGCGCAAGCCGCGGTTCAAGGGGCGGTAG
- a CDS encoding methionine ABC transporter ATP-binding protein yields MKAASMNVHQSLAIGQPIAPPEAISSATEPDAMVRFEGISKTYPAYRGKPGVNALKNIDFAIPRGSITGVIGRSGAGKSSLVRLINGLEKPTTGRVIVDGRDISALAGRELRLAQRSIGMIFQHFNLLSSRTAADNIALPLEIAGWAKADIKARVTELLALVGIADKHDRYPSELSGGQKQRVGIARALATRPSVLLSDEATSALDPQTTRAILDLLANINRELGVTIVLITHEMSVVRQLAKEVVVLDAGHVVERGHVADIFTHPKHPITQSFLAEVIGDSLPVSLASRIVAEPSAGGQAVIRVQVRGAGAGDTLVARLARELGLDVALLSARIDEIGGQHVGALTLGIPGSEDAVTRTLAWLSQHQFAAERLGYVA; encoded by the coding sequence ATGAAGGCCGCTTCCATGAACGTCCACCAATCGCTTGCGATCGGACAACCGATCGCGCCGCCCGAAGCGATTTCATCCGCCACCGAGCCGGACGCGATGGTCCGCTTCGAAGGCATCTCGAAAACCTATCCGGCCTATCGCGGCAAGCCCGGCGTCAACGCGCTGAAGAACATCGATTTCGCGATCCCGCGCGGCTCCATCACCGGCGTGATCGGCCGCTCCGGTGCGGGCAAGTCGAGCCTGGTCCGGCTGATCAACGGGCTGGAGAAGCCGACCACGGGCCGCGTGATCGTGGATGGCCGCGATATCTCCGCGCTTGCCGGCCGCGAGTTGCGGCTGGCGCAGCGCTCCATCGGCATGATCTTCCAGCACTTCAATTTGCTGTCCTCGCGCACGGCGGCCGACAACATCGCGCTGCCGCTCGAGATCGCCGGCTGGGCCAAGGCCGACATCAAGGCCCGCGTCACTGAATTGCTTGCCCTCGTCGGCATCGCCGACAAGCACGACCGTTATCCGTCAGAGCTTTCCGGCGGCCAGAAGCAGCGCGTCGGCATCGCCCGCGCGCTGGCGACGCGGCCGAGCGTGCTCTTGTCGGACGAGGCGACCTCGGCGCTCGATCCGCAGACCACGCGCGCGATCCTCGACCTGCTTGCGAACATCAACCGCGAGCTGGGCGTGACCATCGTGCTGATCACTCACGAGATGTCCGTGGTGCGCCAGCTCGCCAAGGAAGTCGTGGTGCTCGATGCCGGCCATGTCGTCGAGCGCGGCCATGTCGCCGACATCTTCACCCATCCCAAACATCCGATCACGCAGTCCTTCCTGGCCGAGGTGATCGGCGACAGCCTGCCGGTCTCGCTGGCGAGCCGGATCGTGGCTGAGCCGTCTGCCGGCGGGCAGGCTGTGATCCGCGTCCAGGTGCGGGGGGCAGGGGCCGGCGACACGCTGGTGGCGCGGCTTGCGCGCGAACTCGGTCTCGACGTCGCGCTGCTCTCGGCCCGCATCGACGAGATCGGCGGCCAGCATGTGGGCGCGCTGACATTAGGAATTCCCGGCAGCGAGGACGCGGTGACGCGGACGCTCGCCTGGCTCTCTCAACACCAATTCGCAGCGGAGCGTCTCGGCTATGTCGCCTGA
- the nthB gene encoding nitrile hydratase subunit beta has protein sequence MNGVHDMGGMDGFGKVEPEPNEPMFHEEWESRVLAMVRAMGAAGAFNIDTSRFYRETLPPHVYLSSSYYKKWFLGLEEMLIEKGYLTREEVAAGHAMQPGKALKHGKFDLANVERVMVRGKFARPAPAPARFKIGDRVRAKNIHPTTHTRLPRYVRGHVGVVELNHGCHVFPDSAAMELGENPQWLYTVVFEGSDLWGEDGDPTLKVSIDAFEPYLDPA, from the coding sequence GTGAACGGCGTCCACGACATGGGCGGCATGGACGGCTTCGGCAAGGTCGAGCCCGAGCCGAACGAGCCGATGTTTCATGAGGAGTGGGAGTCGCGCGTGCTGGCCATGGTGCGCGCGATGGGCGCAGCCGGCGCCTTCAACATCGACACCTCGCGCTTCTACCGCGAGACGCTGCCGCCGCATGTGTATCTCTCGAGCTCCTACTACAAGAAATGGTTCCTCGGGCTCGAGGAGATGCTGATCGAGAAGGGCTACCTCACGCGTGAGGAAGTCGCGGCCGGCCACGCCATGCAGCCCGGAAAGGCGCTCAAGCACGGCAAGTTCGATCTCGCCAATGTCGAGCGCGTGATGGTGCGCGGCAAGTTTGCCCGCCCTGCTCCGGCGCCGGCAAGATTCAAGATCGGCGATCGCGTCCGCGCCAAGAACATCCATCCGACCACGCACACACGGCTGCCGCGCTATGTCCGCGGCCATGTCGGTGTCGTCGAGCTCAACCACGGCTGCCACGTGTTTCCGGACTCGGCGGCGATGGAGCTCGGCGAGAATCCGCAATGGCTCTACACCGTGGTGTTCGAAGGCAGCGATCTCTGGGGCGAAGATGGCGATCCGACGCTGAAGGTCTCGATCGACGCGTTCGAGCCCTATCTGGACCCGGCTTGA
- the nthA gene encoding nitrile hydratase subunit alpha, with translation MSHDHDHHHHHDHDHSELSETELRVRALETILTEKGYVEPAALDAIIQAYETKIGPHNGARVVAKAWTDPAFKQALLEDGSKAIGTLGHVSRVGDHLVVVENTPVRHNMVVCTLCSCYPWEMLGLPPVWYKAAPYRSRAVKDPRGVLADFGVSLPKDIELRVWDSTAETRFLVLPMRPEGTEGWSEEQLAELVTRDSMIGTGFPAKPGAPS, from the coding sequence ATGAGCCACGATCACGACCATCATCATCACCACGATCACGATCATTCGGAGCTGTCCGAGACCGAGCTGCGCGTGCGCGCGCTCGAGACGATCCTGACCGAAAAAGGCTATGTCGAGCCGGCTGCGCTCGATGCGATCATCCAGGCCTATGAGACCAAGATTGGCCCGCATAATGGCGCGCGCGTCGTCGCCAAGGCCTGGACCGATCCGGCGTTCAAGCAGGCGCTGCTGGAGGACGGTAGCAAGGCGATCGGCACGCTCGGCCATGTCAGCCGCGTCGGCGACCATCTCGTCGTGGTCGAGAACACGCCCGTGCGCCACAACATGGTCGTGTGCACGCTGTGCTCCTGCTACCCCTGGGAAATGCTGGGGCTGCCGCCGGTCTGGTACAAGGCCGCGCCCTATCGCTCGCGCGCGGTGAAGGATCCGCGCGGCGTGCTCGCCGATTTCGGTGTCAGCCTGCCGAAGGACATCGAGCTCCGTGTCTGGGACTCCACTGCCGAGACGCGCTTCCTGGTGCTGCCGATGCGCCCCGAAGGCACCGAAGGCTGGAGCGAGGAACAGCTCGCCGAGCTCGTCACGCGCGACTCCATGATCGGCACCGGCTTTCCGGCCAAGCCTGGAGCGCCGTCGTGA
- a CDS encoding aldehyde dehydrogenase translates to MNAIDLLIGGKDQSASNQRTFQRHNPISGEVATIVAAASIDDAMRAADAAAAAFPAWSQLGPSERRKRLSAAADILARRAPEFTALMVAETGATAGWAGFNVHLAEGMLREAAAMTTQISGEVIPTDKPDNLAMAFRQPVGVVLGIAPWNAPVILGVRSVAMPLACGNTVVLKASEMSPGVHRLIGSCLTEAGLGDGVVNVVTNAPEDAQAVVEALIAHPAIRRVNFTGSTRVGRLIALACAKHLKRALLELGGKAPLVILDDADLDAAVNAAAFGAFMNQGQICMSTERIVVDDKVADAFIEKFAAKAKGLPFGDPRKGNVVLGSLVSGAACDRVRGLIDDAVAKGAVLAAGGHGSGTIMPATIVDHVTPAMRIYGEESFGPVVTVVRVSGVDEAVRVANDTEYGLSSAVFGRDIARALGVAKRIEAGICHVNAPTVHDEPQMPFGGTKASGYGRFGGKAAIDEFTELRWITVQTGPRHYPF, encoded by the coding sequence ATGAACGCCATCGACCTTCTCATCGGCGGCAAGGACCAGTCGGCCAGCAACCAGCGCACCTTCCAGCGCCACAACCCGATCTCCGGTGAGGTGGCGACCATCGTCGCCGCGGCCTCGATCGACGATGCGATGCGCGCTGCCGACGCAGCGGCCGCCGCCTTTCCGGCCTGGTCGCAGCTCGGCCCGTCCGAGCGCCGCAAGCGGCTCAGCGCCGCCGCCGACATCCTCGCGCGCCGCGCGCCGGAGTTCACTGCGCTGATGGTCGCCGAGACCGGCGCCACGGCCGGCTGGGCTGGCTTCAACGTGCATCTTGCCGAAGGCATGCTGCGTGAAGCCGCCGCCATGACCACGCAGATTTCCGGCGAGGTCATTCCGACCGACAAGCCCGACAATCTCGCCATGGCGTTCCGCCAGCCGGTCGGTGTCGTGCTCGGCATCGCGCCGTGGAACGCGCCGGTGATCCTGGGCGTGCGCTCGGTTGCGATGCCGCTGGCCTGCGGCAACACGGTGGTGCTGAAAGCCTCCGAGATGAGCCCGGGCGTGCACCGACTGATCGGAAGCTGCCTGACGGAAGCTGGCCTCGGCGATGGCGTCGTCAACGTCGTGACCAATGCTCCCGAGGATGCACAGGCCGTGGTCGAGGCGCTGATCGCCCATCCCGCCATTCGCCGCGTCAACTTCACCGGCTCGACCCGGGTCGGCCGCCTCATTGCGCTGGCCTGCGCAAAACACCTCAAGCGCGCGCTGCTGGAGCTCGGCGGCAAGGCGCCGCTCGTCATCCTCGACGACGCCGATCTCGACGCCGCCGTGAATGCGGCTGCCTTCGGCGCCTTCATGAACCAGGGCCAGATCTGCATGTCGACGGAGCGGATCGTGGTGGATGACAAGGTTGCCGACGCCTTCATCGAAAAATTCGCCGCCAAGGCGAAGGGCCTTCCCTTCGGTGATCCCCGCAAGGGCAATGTCGTGCTGGGATCGCTGGTCAGCGGCGCGGCCTGCGACCGCGTCAGGGGTCTGATCGACGATGCCGTCGCCAAGGGAGCCGTGCTCGCGGCGGGCGGCCACGGCAGCGGCACCATCATGCCGGCCACGATCGTCGACCACGTCACGCCGGCGATGCGCATCTATGGCGAGGAGAGCTTTGGCCCGGTCGTAACCGTGGTTCGTGTCAGTGGTGTCGACGAGGCCGTGCGCGTCGCCAACGACACCGAATATGGACTCTCCTCCGCCGTGTTCGGCCGCGATATCGCGCGCGCCCTCGGCGTTGCCAAGCGGATCGAGGCCGGCATCTGCCACGTCAACGCGCCGACCGTGCATGACGAGCCGCAGATGCCGTTCGGCGGCACCAAGGCCTCAGGCTACGGCCGCTTCGGCGGCAAGGCCGCGATCGACGAGTTCACCGAGCTGCGCTGGATCACCGTGCAGACCGGGCCAAGGCACTATCCGTTCTGA